A section of the Brevundimonas sp. AJA228-03 genome encodes:
- a CDS encoding dicarboxylate/amino acid:cation symporter, translating to MIHASDRVHATGVQRAWYRHLYVQVLGAILLGGLIGHFFPSFGESLKPLGDGFIKLVKMVIAPVIFLTIVTGIAGMRDLGRIGRVAAKAFAYFLVFSTLALIVGLVVGNLVQPGRGLNIDPASLDPAAVAQYSTAAHETTVIGFLLGVIPDTFVSAFSTGNILQVLFVSVIFGIALAGVGDAGRPVLTFLEAVSAAFFKLVAIVMKAAPIGAFGAFAFTIGAYGIGAVANLIALVATFYLTSAIFVIGVLGLVGIANGFSIFKLIRYLKEELLLVLGTSSSEAALPSLLQKMEQAGASKSVVGLVVPTGYSFNLDGTNIYMTMAALFIAQALNIDLSLQDQILLLLVAMLSSKGAAGITGAGFITLAATLAVVPSVPIAGMALILGIDRFMSECRALTNFIGNAVATIVVARWEGELDRDALRDALDGAPRPLAAAADPAAGPGDDLVLAKD from the coding sequence GTGATCCACGCCAGTGATCGAGTTCATGCGACCGGCGTTCAACGCGCCTGGTACCGCCATCTGTATGTGCAGGTTCTGGGTGCGATCCTGCTGGGCGGTCTGATCGGCCATTTCTTTCCGAGCTTCGGCGAGAGCCTGAAGCCTCTGGGCGACGGCTTCATCAAGCTGGTCAAGATGGTGATTGCCCCGGTGATCTTCCTGACCATCGTGACGGGCATTGCCGGCATGCGGGACCTGGGCCGGATCGGGCGCGTGGCGGCCAAGGCGTTCGCCTATTTCCTGGTGTTCTCGACCCTGGCCCTGATCGTGGGGCTGGTCGTCGGCAATCTGGTTCAGCCAGGCCGCGGCCTGAACATCGATCCGGCCAGCCTGGATCCGGCGGCCGTGGCCCAGTATTCGACCGCCGCGCACGAGACGACGGTGATCGGCTTTTTGCTGGGCGTCATTCCCGACACCTTCGTCAGTGCCTTTTCGACCGGCAACATCCTGCAGGTGCTGTTCGTCTCGGTGATCTTCGGCATCGCCCTGGCCGGCGTCGGGGACGCCGGCAGGCCGGTGTTGACCTTCCTCGAGGCCGTGTCCGCCGCCTTCTTCAAGCTGGTGGCCATCGTGATGAAGGCCGCGCCGATCGGGGCGTTCGGGGCCTTTGCCTTCACCATCGGGGCCTATGGCATCGGCGCGGTGGCCAACCTGATCGCGCTGGTAGCCACCTTCTATCTGACCTCCGCCATCTTCGTCATCGGGGTGCTGGGCCTGGTCGGGATCGCCAATGGCTTTTCGATCTTCAAGCTGATCCGCTATCTGAAGGAAGAGCTGCTGCTGGTTCTGGGCACCTCGTCGTCCGAGGCGGCCCTGCCCAGCCTGCTGCAGAAGATGGAGCAGGCGGGCGCCTCCAAGTCCGTGGTCGGTCTGGTCGTGCCGACGGGCTATTCGTTCAATCTGGACGGCACCAACATCTACATGACCATGGCGGCCCTGTTCATCGCCCAGGCGCTGAACATCGACCTGAGCCTGCAGGACCAGATCCTGCTGCTGCTCGTGGCGATGCTGAGTTCCAAGGGGGCGGCGGGCATCACCGGGGCGGGCTTCATCACCCTGGCGGCGACGCTCGCCGTCGTGCCCTCCGTGCCCATCGCGGGCATGGCGCTGATCCTCGGCATCGACCGGTTCATGAGCGAATGCCGGGCCCTGACCAACTTCATCGGCAATGCGGTGGCCACGATCGTCGTGGCGCGCTGGGAGGGCGAGCTGGACCGGGACGCCCTGCGCGACGCGCTCGACGGAGCGCCCCGCCCACTGGCCGCCGCCGCCGATCCGGCCGCCGGGCCCGGGGACGATCTTGTGTTGGCGAAAGACTGA
- a CDS encoding TonB-dependent receptor domain-containing protein yields the protein MNTNKTAMLATTAAAALLGLAPAAWAQTTPQTAAPVPSTTQLSQAAQSIADQAEDNGQSGDSVGDIVVVGSQIRGADVTAALPVTVLSEEQILATGAVNGDDLLRSIPQMGDVLFSAANNPQTSNAARGDVNSVNLRSLGVGNTLVLLNGRRIVQHPTSQGTSDTGTVPVLSYNSNAIPVTGLERLEVLLDGAAAIYGADAVAGVVNTVLQDDFDGLKINTQYGGAEGTHLREFNIGIFAGKDFERGNISAFIDYTDRTALRAEDQQFTATDNLRFLFANDPAFASSLTPDARNTRGAWANLAVVGATTAIRRGTTALTTAAGAFHIQPTALTGCLVPNGDICLGSGALTFNGVQRDLRFDTAPGTTILPDTQRLNLFLTGHYDLTDTITAFGELGYYTADTRRIQPPVINLNTLTIPTTNYWNPFGPVTFADGRANPNRITGLTNVPVQGLAITLNQYRFVDAGYQQVDVSNYQARALAGLRGEWRGFNWETALVYSEAEAVDESDAVNTTALQASLALSTPDAYNPFSGGCVNQPSFGDCSPSSQTALDAITFRLKRKSRTTLTMYDFKVSRADLFSLPAGDIGVAFGFEARKETQNDNRDANLDGTNPFRDAVTGAVQQSNVIAVSQNPDTHGERTVTSAYIEFAVPVVSPGMNIPLVHNLEVQIAGRAEHYSDFGDVAKPKVAAAWDIFDGLRLRGSYSEGFRAPNLEQVNTATYGRLSTNPDYIRCEADLRARRIATFGACSRSIGASLLVSGNPDLEPEESKNQSYGVVFQPQFLPAEWGSFTFTVDRWRIQQEKIVGLFGGPNAVVLDYAERVQGRSNPLVTRAPVNADDIALFAGTGITPAGQIISISDRFVNLLPQDVEGLDIGFNWRLRGTPWGDFRVNVDAAKLIKFGREAGPAVDELYAARTAGIINAATPLPDSSDLLAQNGRPEWRLSGSLTWSQGPWQFGAFTQYISAVDETGFLDAAGNAWEVESQVTGNLYGQYEWEDDAGIVSNSRIRWGVRNITNEAPPLASSGYLGSLYRPYGRYWYASLAKEF from the coding sequence ATGAACACCAACAAGACAGCGATGCTGGCGACCACCGCAGCCGCCGCCCTGCTGGGCCTGGCCCCGGCGGCCTGGGCACAGACGACCCCGCAGACGGCCGCGCCCGTGCCCTCGACGACCCAGCTGTCGCAGGCGGCGCAGTCGATCGCCGATCAGGCCGAGGACAATGGCCAGTCTGGTGACTCGGTCGGCGATATCGTCGTCGTCGGCTCCCAGATCCGGGGTGCCGACGTCACGGCCGCCCTGCCGGTGACCGTGCTGAGCGAGGAACAGATCCTCGCGACCGGCGCGGTCAATGGCGATGACCTTCTGCGCTCCATCCCCCAGATGGGCGACGTGCTTTTCAGCGCAGCGAACAACCCCCAGACGTCCAACGCGGCGCGTGGTGATGTGAACTCGGTCAACCTGCGCTCGCTCGGCGTCGGCAATACCCTGGTGCTTCTGAATGGTCGCCGGATCGTGCAGCACCCGACAAGCCAGGGCACCTCCGACACCGGCACGGTGCCGGTGCTGTCCTACAACTCCAACGCCATCCCCGTGACGGGTCTGGAGCGGCTGGAAGTTCTGCTGGACGGGGCGGCCGCGATCTACGGTGCCGACGCCGTGGCCGGCGTGGTCAACACCGTGCTGCAGGACGACTTCGACGGACTGAAGATCAACACCCAGTACGGCGGGGCCGAGGGCACCCATCTGCGCGAGTTCAACATCGGCATCTTCGCCGGCAAGGACTTCGAGCGCGGCAACATCTCGGCCTTCATCGACTATACCGACCGCACGGCCCTGCGCGCAGAGGACCAGCAGTTCACGGCCACCGACAACCTGCGTTTCCTGTTCGCCAATGATCCGGCCTTCGCCTCCAGCCTGACTCCCGACGCTCGCAACACGCGGGGCGCCTGGGCCAACCTGGCGGTGGTCGGGGCGACGACGGCGATCCGGCGTGGCACCACCGCCCTGACCACGGCAGCCGGTGCCTTCCACATCCAGCCCACCGCACTGACCGGATGCCTGGTGCCCAATGGCGATATCTGCCTCGGCTCGGGTGCCCTGACCTTCAACGGGGTCCAGCGCGACCTGCGATTCGATACGGCACCGGGAACCACGATCCTGCCGGACACCCAGCGGCTGAACCTGTTCCTGACCGGTCACTACGATCTGACCGACACCATCACGGCTTTCGGTGAGCTGGGCTACTACACGGCCGACACCCGGCGGATCCAGCCGCCGGTGATCAACCTGAACACCCTGACCATCCCGACAACCAACTACTGGAATCCCTTCGGCCCGGTGACCTTCGCCGATGGCCGCGCGAATCCAAACCGCATCACGGGCCTGACCAATGTTCCCGTCCAGGGGCTGGCCATCACCCTGAACCAGTACCGTTTCGTCGATGCCGGCTATCAGCAGGTCGACGTCAGCAACTACCAGGCCCGGGCCCTGGCCGGTCTGCGCGGCGAATGGCGCGGCTTTAACTGGGAGACGGCGCTGGTCTATTCGGAGGCCGAGGCCGTCGATGAATCCGACGCGGTCAATACGACGGCGCTGCAGGCCTCGCTCGCCCTGTCCACACCCGACGCCTACAATCCGTTCAGCGGTGGCTGCGTGAACCAGCCCAGCTTCGGCGACTGTTCGCCCAGTTCGCAGACAGCCCTTGATGCCATCACCTTCCGCCTGAAACGGAAATCGCGCACGACCCTGACGATGTACGACTTCAAGGTCTCGCGCGCGGACCTGTTCAGCTTGCCCGCCGGCGACATCGGCGTCGCCTTCGGCTTCGAGGCCCGGAAGGAAACCCAGAACGACAATCGGGACGCCAATCTGGACGGCACGAACCCGTTCCGGGATGCCGTCACCGGCGCGGTCCAGCAGTCGAACGTCATCGCCGTCAGCCAGAACCCGGATACGCACGGCGAGCGGACCGTGACCTCGGCCTATATCGAGTTCGCCGTGCCGGTCGTCTCGCCCGGGATGAACATCCCGCTGGTCCATAACCTGGAGGTCCAGATCGCAGGGCGCGCCGAGCACTATTCGGACTTCGGTGACGTGGCCAAGCCCAAGGTCGCTGCCGCCTGGGACATTTTCGACGGCCTGCGCCTGCGGGGGTCCTACTCAGAGGGCTTCCGCGCGCCGAACCTGGAACAGGTCAACACGGCCACCTATGGCCGCCTCTCGACCAATCCGGACTATATCCGATGCGAGGCTGATCTGCGGGCCCGGAGGATCGCCACCTTCGGAGCCTGTTCGCGGTCGATCGGGGCGTCGCTGCTCGTCTCGGGCAATCCGGACCTCGAGCCGGAAGAGAGCAAGAACCAGTCCTATGGCGTCGTCTTCCAGCCGCAGTTCCTGCCCGCCGAATGGGGCAGTTTCACCTTCACCGTCGATCGCTGGCGGATCCAGCAGGAGAAGATCGTCGGCCTGTTCGGCGGCCCGAATGCGGTCGTCCTGGACTATGCCGAACGGGTGCAGGGACGGTCCAATCCGCTCGTGACGCGCGCGCCGGTCAACGCCGACGACATTGCCCTGTTTGCGGGAACCGGCATCACGCCGGCAGGTCAGATCATCTCGATCAGCGACCGGTTCGTGAACCTGCTACCCCAGGACGTGGAAGGCCTGGACATCGGCTTCAACTGGCGTCTGCGCGGCACGCCCTGGGGTGACTTCAGGGTCAATGTCGACGCCGCCAAACTGATCAAGTTCGGCCGCGAGGCTGGTCCTGCGGTCGACGAGCTCTACGCAGCTCGCACGGCAGGGATCATTAATGCGGCGACGCCCCTGCCGGACTCCAGCGACCTGCTGGCCCAGAACGGTCGACCGGAATGGCGTCTGTCGGGCTCTCTGACCTGGAGCCAGGGCCCCTGGCAGTTCGGGGCCTTTACCCAGTACATTTCGGCTGTTGACGAGACGGGCTTCCTCGACGCCGCCGGCAACGCCTGGGAGGTCGAAAGCCAGGTCACCGGCAACCTGTACGGCCAGTATGAGTGGGAAGACGACGCAGGCATCGTTTCCAACAGCCGCATTCGCTGGGGGGTACGCAACATCACCAACGAGGCCCCGCCCCTGGCCTCGTCCGGTTATCTCGGCTCGCTCTATCGTCCCTATGGCCGCTACTGGTACGCCAGCCTGGCCAAGGAGTTCTGA
- a CDS encoding S9 family peptidase has protein sequence MRAVLSILAVAGLTGAGVLTPASAQAVDPEPAPCPASLPEGTNCSSGRSVDGAWYWVAYPRDWNGTLIVHAHGGPRTGEPQPNDPVEDLDRFSMMVGEGYAWAGSAYRRGGYGVRMAARDTDDLRQIVWDHFGKPRRTILHGQSWGGNVAAKAAELYAVAPDGSRNYDGVILTSGLLAGGTRGYTFRADLRAVYQFYCQNHPRPTEARYPLWQGLPEGASMSRADLSARVEECTGLSISPEARTPAQAMALRNILSVTGVTADTLVAHLAWATNLFQDIVWKRLGGANPFSNSGTTYVGSDNDVALNQGVERFEADPAAVAALAYDADLTGNIVLPTLTLHARYDPTVSVSHEAIYAQTVATAGRSDLLGQVFTTEALHSRLSTPQYLAILAAMKNWLDTGQRPSASDVAALCVTFLDRSAEPCLIDTGFRPRLDTR, from the coding sequence ATGCGTGCCGTTCTTTCGATCCTGGCCGTCGCGGGCCTGACAGGGGCGGGTGTGCTGACACCCGCCTCGGCCCAGGCGGTTGATCCCGAGCCCGCACCCTGTCCGGCCAGCCTGCCGGAGGGGACGAACTGCTCGTCCGGTCGGTCGGTCGACGGTGCCTGGTACTGGGTCGCCTATCCCCGTGACTGGAACGGGACCCTGATCGTCCACGCCCATGGCGGCCCGCGAACAGGCGAGCCCCAGCCTAACGATCCGGTCGAGGACCTGGACCGGTTTTCGATGATGGTCGGCGAAGGCTATGCATGGGCCGGGTCCGCCTACCGCCGGGGCGGCTATGGCGTCCGGATGGCGGCGCGGGACACCGATGACCTTCGCCAGATCGTGTGGGACCATTTCGGCAAGCCCCGGCGCACAATCCTTCATGGCCAGTCCTGGGGCGGCAATGTCGCGGCGAAGGCGGCCGAACTGTATGCCGTCGCACCGGACGGAAGCCGGAACTACGACGGCGTCATCCTGACCAGCGGCCTGCTGGCCGGGGGCACGCGGGGCTATACGTTCCGCGCCGACCTGCGCGCCGTCTACCAGTTCTACTGCCAAAACCACCCGCGCCCGACGGAGGCCCGGTACCCGTTGTGGCAGGGATTGCCCGAGGGGGCTTCCATGTCACGAGCAGACCTGTCGGCCCGGGTCGAGGAATGCACCGGGCTCAGCATCTCCCCCGAGGCACGCACACCGGCGCAGGCGATGGCCTTGCGCAACATCCTGTCGGTGACGGGGGTGACGGCCGACACCCTGGTGGCTCATCTGGCCTGGGCCACCAACCTGTTTCAGGACATCGTCTGGAAGCGGCTGGGCGGAGCCAATCCCTTTTCCAACTCAGGTACGACCTATGTTGGGTCGGACAACGACGTCGCCCTGAATCAGGGAGTCGAACGGTTTGAGGCAGACCCTGCCGCGGTCGCGGCGCTCGCCTATGATGCCGACCTGACTGGCAATATCGTCCTGCCGACCCTGACGCTGCACGCGCGTTATGATCCGACCGTGTCAGTGTCCCACGAAGCCATCTATGCCCAGACAGTCGCCACGGCCGGTCGATCCGACCTCCTGGGCCAGGTATTCACCACTGAAGCCCTGCATAGTCGTCTGAGCACCCCGCAATACCTTGCGATCCTGGCGGCCATGAAGAACTGGCTGGACACCGGGCAACGACCGTCCGCTTCGGACGTCGCCGCACTTTGCGTGACCTTCCTTGACCGCTCTGCCGAGCCTTGCCTGATCGATACCGGTTTCCGGCCTCGGCTGGACACCCGGTAA